A window of the Brassica napus cultivar Da-Ae chromosome A2, Da-Ae, whole genome shotgun sequence genome harbors these coding sequences:
- the LOC106430052 gene encoding uncharacterized protein LOC106430052, producing the protein MIKLCFMTSYGYSIAGLGLPYEFSNADIIIKKSQSYLVKHGTISMKRKTKERDLYKRNHLHAYESLLSLMIGNDHQHKQTTIQRSSREISEILTQFSITAAGAGIAVLFSVVYRLASRRVPFCANKFVDTGLGFSLVLLSWAVNILREVIRKANKQCSSLKGDEIIKNVERGIKEVYFRAATVIIVFTFRFAC; encoded by the exons atgataaagcTTTGCTTCATGACTTCTTATGGCTACTCAATAGCTGGCCTTGGTCTTCCTTATGAGTTCAGTAACGCCGATATCATCATCAAG AAGAGCCAGTCTTATCTTGTGAAACACGGAACCATCTCCATGAAGAGGAAAACTAAAGAGAGAGACCTCTACAAAAGGAACCATCTCCATGCTTACGAGAGCCTTTTGTCTTTAATGATAGGCAATGATcatcaacacaaacaaacaacaatACAGAGATCAAGCAGAGAGATATCAGAGATTCTTACTCAGTTTTCTATCACCGCCGCCGGAGCTGGAATCGCTGTGCTGTTCTCAGTTGTCTATAGGCTTGCTTCAAGGCGTGTACCCTTCTGCGCAAACAAGTTTGTAGACACTGGACTTGGTTTCAGTTTGGTATTACTGTCATGGGCTGTAAATATACTCAGAGAGGTGATTAGGAAAGCAAACAAGCAATGCTCAAGTTTGAAGGGAGATGAAATCATAAAGAATGTGGAGAGAGGCATCAAGGAAGTTTACTTCAGAGCTGCCACTGTAATCATAGTGTTTACCTTTAGGTTTGCTTGTTGA